A genomic window from Desulfatibacillum aliphaticivorans DSM 15576 includes:
- the panB gene encoding 3-methyl-2-oxobutanoate hydroxymethyltransferase, with amino-acid sequence MAEKVTVTVLAKMKAEGNKITMLTAYDYPFARMVDECGVDMILVGDSLGMVVQGETSTLPVTMDQMVYHTTLVARAAKRAMVVGDMPFMSYQTSVKDAVKNAGRFLKEAGAAAVKLEGGAAVADRIKAISQAGIPVQAHIGLTPQSVHQMGGFKVQRQEDRLLEDARIVQEAGAFSVVLEGIPFEIAEKITKTLSISTIGIGAGVHCDGQVLVIHDALGINEGHVPKFVKKYKQIAQIAREGITEYVDEVKSQAFPTKDHSFK; translated from the coding sequence ATGGCCGAAAAAGTCACCGTTACCGTTCTGGCGAAAATGAAAGCGGAAGGAAATAAAATCACCATGCTGACGGCGTACGACTATCCTTTCGCACGCATGGTGGACGAATGCGGCGTGGACATGATCCTTGTGGGGGACTCCCTGGGCATGGTGGTCCAAGGGGAGACCAGCACTCTGCCTGTCACCATGGATCAGATGGTCTACCACACCACCCTGGTGGCCCGGGCCGCCAAAAGAGCCATGGTGGTGGGGGACATGCCCTTCATGAGCTACCAGACCTCGGTGAAGGACGCGGTGAAAAACGCCGGCCGCTTTCTTAAGGAAGCGGGCGCCGCAGCCGTTAAGCTGGAAGGCGGCGCCGCCGTGGCCGACCGCATCAAAGCCATCTCCCAGGCCGGCATTCCGGTCCAGGCCCACATCGGCCTTACCCCCCAGTCCGTCCACCAGATGGGCGGCTTCAAGGTCCAACGCCAGGAAGACAGGCTGTTGGAAGACGCCCGCATTGTGCAGGAGGCGGGCGCCTTTTCCGTGGTTCTGGAAGGCATTCCCTTTGAAATTGCAGAAAAAATAACCAAAACCCTGTCCATCTCCACCATCGGCATCGGCGCGGGCGTCCACTGTGACGGCCAGGTTCTGGTGATCCACGACGCCCTGGGCATCAACGAAGGCCATGTGCCCAAATTCGTCAAAAAATATAAGCAAATAGCGCAAATAGCCAGGGAAGGCATTACCGAATACGTGGACGAAGTCAAAAGCCAGGCTTTTCCCACCAAGGATCACAGTTTTAAATAA
- a CDS encoding LuxR C-terminal-related transcriptional regulator, producing MSDKPKYEELEQELNDLKARVAGDKFTMAFKVAPYSMAIVRLIDGLIIEANARFCQMTGLMREELLGRTTLELGMWDDPKEREVIRKIVERDGSIRNFEIKDRFGGKLKHGLYSAEKIIVNGESCMATTVVDVSELREAQEALAQSAPAGPAPMTNPELEVKTRELEEVNKALRTLLDQTKNDARNFEQRILANVEDLILPYVSRLKNTPLDINQRVYLNVVETNLTDLISPFMRMIGEKHNELTPREIEVANLVRMGTTSKEIAKLLNISKRAVEFHRDSLRTKLGLKKSKKNLRAYLASLN from the coding sequence ATGTCAGACAAACCTAAGTATGAGGAATTAGAACAAGAACTGAATGACCTAAAGGCGCGCGTCGCCGGCGATAAATTCACCATGGCTTTTAAGGTCGCGCCTTATTCCATGGCCATCGTCCGGCTCATCGACGGGCTTATCATCGAAGCGAACGCTCGATTTTGCCAGATGACGGGATTGATGCGTGAGGAATTACTGGGACGCACAACCCTGGAATTGGGGATGTGGGACGACCCCAAGGAGCGGGAAGTTATCAGGAAGATTGTGGAGAGAGATGGCAGTATCCGCAACTTTGAGATAAAAGACCGCTTTGGCGGCAAGTTGAAACACGGCCTGTACTCTGCGGAAAAGATCATCGTCAACGGAGAATCCTGCATGGCCACCACGGTTGTGGACGTCAGCGAGTTGAGGGAAGCCCAGGAAGCCCTGGCCCAGTCCGCTCCGGCCGGCCCCGCTCCCATGACCAACCCTGAGTTGGAAGTGAAAACCAGGGAACTGGAAGAAGTCAACAAAGCGCTCCGGACCCTTTTGGATCAAACCAAAAATGACGCCAGGAACTTCGAGCAACGCATTCTGGCCAATGTGGAAGACCTCATCCTGCCTTATGTATCCCGCCTCAAGAACACCCCCTTGGACATCAACCAAAGGGTTTATTTAAATGTTGTGGAAACCAATTTGACGGACCTGATTTCGCCCTTCATGCGCATGATCGGCGAAAAGCATAACGAACTGACTCCCAGGGAAATTGAAGTGGCTAACCTGGTGCGCATGGGCACCACCAGCAAGGAAATCGCCAAGCTGCTCAACATTTCCAAACGGGCCGTGGAATTCCACCGCGACAGCCTGCGGACCAAACTGGGACTGAAAAAGAGCAAGAAAAACCTCCGGGCTTACCTTGCCTCACTGAACTAA
- a CDS encoding LysE family transporter, which translates to MALKMIKVFCPANELELAMIKSLFEAEGIEYFVQNDHYGVLTGTPSVGSYAAAVPAQASLELGGLCALTICTVSALWYSLVALVFSLDRARKAFQRFRARIERAAGAVFVFLGVRLAVTD; encoded by the coding sequence ATGGCCTTGAAAATGATCAAAGTATTCTGCCCGGCCAACGAATTAGAACTGGCCATGATTAAAAGCCTGTTCGAGGCTGAAGGCATTGAGTATTTTGTGCAAAATGATCACTACGGGGTACTGACGGGGACTCCCTCTGTCGGCTCCTATGCGGCGGCGGTTCCGGCCCAGGCTTCCCTGGAATTGGGAGGACTCTGCGCGCTGACCATCTGCACGGTGTCGGCCTTGTGGTATTCTTTGGTCGCCCTGGTCTTTTCCCTGGACCGGGCTCGGAAAGCCTTCCAGCGATTCAGGGCTCGCATAGAACGGGCGGCTGGAGCCGTGTTCGTTTTTTTGGGGGTGAGACTTGCTGTGACGGATTAG
- a CDS encoding TetR/AcrR family transcriptional regulator gives MDEKTEHNAAAPGMKGSFKKKGGGAKGKPPSAAKGLSPKKRKAAAKGEVAREKILKAARTVFSKHPYHAASIRMIAREGGFDHPLIHYYFPTKADLFGEVAREMFEEFKETRDWLAEGLEKVDPLEITGVFIGRALSRAFANLEPLGVLTQNLAQTSNIEEIPGYHYIPEVFGMVRKSFVEKFPAWISEKEADQLIYSFTSLLFMYVGTSCQAQVMRMDFHSFEYREWVEETLVGMFRPHVEKALAMGKGKGAGAPMV, from the coding sequence ATGGATGAAAAAACTGAACATAACGCCGCAGCCCCCGGCATGAAAGGCTCCTTTAAAAAGAAAGGCGGCGGAGCGAAAGGGAAACCGCCTTCCGCAGCCAAAGGACTTTCGCCCAAAAAGCGCAAGGCCGCGGCAAAAGGCGAAGTTGCGAGGGAAAAAATTCTTAAGGCCGCCCGCACGGTTTTTTCCAAGCACCCCTATCATGCGGCAAGCATTCGCATGATCGCCAGGGAGGGCGGATTCGACCATCCCCTGATCCACTATTACTTTCCCACCAAGGCCGATTTATTCGGGGAGGTGGCCCGGGAAATGTTTGAGGAATTCAAGGAAACCCGGGACTGGCTTGCCGAAGGCCTGGAAAAAGTCGATCCCCTGGAAATCACCGGAGTGTTCATCGGACGGGCTCTCAGCCGGGCTTTCGCCAACCTGGAGCCTCTGGGAGTGCTCACCCAAAACCTTGCCCAAACCTCCAATATTGAAGAAATCCCAGGATACCACTACATCCCGGAAGTCTTCGGCATGGTTCGCAAATCCTTTGTGGAGAAATTTCCCGCCTGGATTTCGGAAAAGGAAGCGGACCAGCTAATATACAGCTTTACCAGCCTTTTGTTCATGTACGTGGGAACCTCCTGCCAGGCCCAGGTCATGCGCATGGACTTCCATTCCTTTGAATACCGCGAATGGGTGGAGGAAACCCTGGTTGGGATGTTCCGGCCCCACGTGGAAAAGGCCCTGGCCATGGGCAAGGGGAAAGGCGCCGGCGCGCCTATGGTTTAA
- a CDS encoding twin-arginine translocase TatA/TatE family subunit gives MMGGIGSTELLIVLGIVIILFGGKKIPEIGAGLGKGIRNFKNATSKKEIDEKNDKEEKDKIEE, from the coding sequence ATGATGGGTGGAATCGGCTCCACAGAACTTTTAATCGTACTGGGCATTGTGATTATTCTGTTCGGAGGAAAGAAAATCCCCGAAATCGGCGCCGGTCTGGGCAAAGGCATCCGCAATTTCAAGAACGCCACGTCCAAAAAAGAGATCGACGAAAAAAACGATAAGGAAGAAAAAGATAAAATCGAAGAATAA
- a CDS encoding molybdenum cofactor biosynthesis protein MoaE — protein MGVTAFTTEEPFDLQGFMDRFREAEDDSTGTIVMHHGKVKRPGKVVRDFSRVLLEPVLPSPEKGMQQIGQNILKKYDLNQVFIVHRIGEVHARDDVLFVAVSAVTRDIAFSGCSDIVNAIKEEKILRLVEVP, from the coding sequence ATGGGCGTTACAGCATTCACCACCGAAGAGCCGTTCGACCTTCAAGGATTCATGGACCGGTTCCGGGAAGCCGAAGACGATTCCACGGGAACCATTGTAATGCATCACGGCAAGGTCAAGCGGCCTGGGAAGGTGGTGCGGGATTTTTCCCGGGTGCTGTTGGAGCCTGTCCTCCCAAGCCCTGAGAAAGGCATGCAACAAATAGGCCAAAATATCCTAAAAAAATATGACCTCAACCAGGTTTTTATCGTGCATCGCATAGGCGAGGTCCATGCCAGGGATGACGTGTTATTCGTTGCTGTGTCGGCGGTCACACGGGATATCGCCTTTTCAGGGTGCTCTGATATTGTGAATGCAATTAAGGAAGAAAAAATACTCCGGTTAGTGGAAGTACCGTAA
- a CDS encoding methylenetetrahydrofolate reductase produces MRVSKLYQDSQKPVISFEFFPPRDEKAGQAFDKTIDALKPLSPDFMTMTFGAGGSTKDGSYQAVKNLMGRKIPTVAYLAGFGLSPDYITQVLDRYRELGVETIFTIRGDEPREKDFQPHPDSFPYACDLIKFIASKYDFDLGCAGYPEGHIDAESLDKDIEHLKRKVDNGAKYVVCQYCYDEDFFFAYVDKCRAAGIQVPIIPGIMPVYTVKLTRMLAKICGTTIVDDMAANLDKLEGADAQAVLDYGVEFALDQCRGLLKKGVPGLHIYTMNRAPSTTRIITALREENLL; encoded by the coding sequence GTGCGTGTTTCCAAGTTGTATCAAGATTCTCAAAAACCAGTCATATCCTTTGAATTTTTTCCGCCCCGGGACGAAAAGGCGGGCCAGGCCTTTGACAAGACCATCGACGCGTTGAAGCCCCTGAGCCCGGATTTCATGACCATGACCTTCGGCGCCGGAGGCTCCACCAAGGACGGCTCCTATCAGGCGGTGAAAAACCTCATGGGCCGGAAAATCCCCACGGTGGCTTATCTGGCGGGCTTCGGCCTAAGCCCGGACTACATCACTCAGGTTCTGGACCGCTACAGGGAATTGGGCGTGGAAACCATTTTCACCATCCGGGGGGACGAACCCAGGGAAAAGGACTTTCAGCCCCACCCGGACAGCTTCCCCTACGCCTGCGACCTCATCAAATTCATCGCCTCCAAGTATGATTTCGACCTGGGATGCGCGGGCTATCCCGAAGGCCACATAGACGCAGAATCCCTGGACAAGGACATCGAGCACCTGAAGCGCAAGGTGGACAACGGGGCCAAATACGTGGTCTGCCAATACTGCTATGACGAAGACTTCTTCTTCGCCTATGTGGACAAATGCCGGGCCGCCGGAATCCAGGTTCCCATTATTCCGGGAATCATGCCGGTGTACACGGTCAAGCTCACCCGCATGCTCGCCAAAATCTGCGGGACCACCATTGTGGACGACATGGCCGCCAACCTGGACAAACTGGAAGGCGCCGACGCCCAGGCCGTGCTGGACTACGGCGTGGAATTCGCCCTGGATCAATGCAGGGGCCTGTTGAAAAAAGGCGTTCCCGGCCTGCATATTTACACCATGAACCGGGCGCCGTCCACCACCCGGATTATCACCGCCCTGCGCGAAGAAAATCTTCTGTAA
- a CDS encoding OmpW/AlkL family protein, whose protein sequence is MKKISVVMVVGMIGLMLMAGSAMAADTAGKIGIGLELGYNQISDTSIPDAPGIDGEFDGAFIFGANADYFFTDFFSLEMFLGYTATDMDASGFGVSIDVGEVTQVPWTLTARLHYPNDSIVSPYIGAGVGYYFNDFDVSSTMVNNAAPQTYGIDLENSFGFHVNGGAEVFVDENVAFDLDLKYTWNNADWDENVNGVTITSGDIDMDAFTATVGVKYYF, encoded by the coding sequence ATGAAAAAGATCTCTGTGGTAATGGTTGTTGGCATGATCGGCCTGATGCTTATGGCTGGCTCTGCAATGGCCGCGGACACGGCAGGCAAAATCGGAATCGGCCTGGAACTGGGTTACAACCAGATTTCCGACACCAGCATTCCGGATGCTCCCGGAATTGACGGGGAGTTTGACGGCGCTTTTATTTTTGGCGCCAATGCGGATTATTTTTTCACGGATTTTTTCAGCCTGGAAATGTTCCTGGGCTACACCGCGACCGATATGGACGCCTCGGGTTTCGGAGTTTCCATTGACGTGGGTGAAGTGACCCAGGTGCCCTGGACCCTCACCGCTCGCCTGCATTACCCCAATGACTCCATTGTCAGCCCCTATATCGGCGCGGGCGTGGGCTACTACTTCAACGACTTTGACGTTTCCAGCACCATGGTAAACAATGCTGCTCCCCAGACTTATGGAATTGACCTGGAAAATAGCTTCGGCTTCCACGTCAACGGCGGCGCTGAAGTTTTTGTGGATGAAAACGTGGCCTTTGATCTGGATCTCAAATACACCTGGAACAATGCTGATTGGGATGAAAACGTGAACGGCGTCACCATTACCTCCGGCGACATTGACATGGACGCCTTCACCGCCACCGTGGGCGTGAAGTACTACTTCTAA
- a CDS encoding transglutaminase-like domain-containing protein, translated as MRKYLRATDIIDWDHPAVLEQARVLKGDFADPVEIAKACFEWVRDNIKHSGDCKAEVTTVKASEVLEHGTGWCFAKSHLLAALLRANDIPAGLCYQRLRRDDGKGFTLHGLNAVFLPEIGWYRIDSRGQRPGCDAQFCPPREKLAFPIAEEGEMDFMEIWPDPSPVVVECLESYKGWEAVALNLPDIAFIVE; from the coding sequence ATGAGAAAATACCTGAGAGCGACAGACATCATAGACTGGGATCACCCGGCCGTGCTGGAACAGGCGCGGGTTCTTAAAGGCGATTTCGCCGATCCCGTGGAAATCGCCAAGGCCTGCTTTGAATGGGTGCGGGACAATATCAAGCACAGCGGGGACTGCAAGGCTGAGGTCACCACCGTCAAGGCTTCGGAGGTTTTGGAGCACGGGACAGGATGGTGCTTCGCCAAAAGCCATTTGCTGGCCGCCCTGCTTAGGGCTAACGACATTCCGGCCGGATTGTGCTATCAACGTTTGCGCCGGGACGACGGCAAAGGATTCACCCTGCACGGTCTGAACGCGGTGTTTTTGCCGGAAATCGGCTGGTACAGAATCGACTCCCGGGGGCAAAGGCCGGGATGCGACGCCCAATTTTGCCCGCCACGGGAAAAGCTGGCCTTTCCCATCGCGGAAGAGGGGGAAATGGACTTTATGGAGATCTGGCCGGACCCGTCGCCCGTGGTGGTGGAATGCCTGGAATCATATAAAGGATGGGAGGCCGTGGCCCTCAATTTGCCGGACATCGCCTTTATAGTGGAATAA
- a CDS encoding radical SAM protein produces MQYKHIFGPVPSRRLGISLGVDLVPPKTCSLDCVYCECGSTTHLTVKRKEYVPTQEVLDEIHHCLEQAPALDYVTFSGSGEPTLHSGLGRIAAYIKQNHPDYNLALLTNGALFYLEDVRKDAAMTDLVIASIDAGSQEKFQQVNRPHPNLTVPAMVDGLTAFRNEYSGQLWVEVFLAQGINDGDRELELIRGAIDRIKPDKVQINTLDRPGTEDWVHPSSPETLERARAILGGEIIAKAAAASKETKALYNKEEQILATIRRRPCTVQDLAQALGMHEAQVRKHLAGLEQAGKVVLQPQTRGMFYRAVQG; encoded by the coding sequence TTGCAATACAAACATATTTTCGGTCCCGTCCCTTCCAGGCGCCTGGGCATTTCCCTGGGGGTGGACCTGGTACCGCCAAAAACTTGTTCGCTCGACTGCGTCTATTGCGAATGCGGCTCCACCACCCACTTGACAGTCAAGCGAAAAGAATACGTTCCAACTCAGGAAGTGCTTGATGAAATCCACCATTGCCTGGAGCAAGCCCCCGCGTTGGACTACGTCACCTTTTCCGGCTCCGGAGAGCCCACGCTGCATAGCGGGCTGGGGCGGATAGCGGCTTACATCAAGCAAAACCACCCGGATTATAATTTGGCGCTGTTGACCAACGGCGCCCTGTTTTATTTGGAGGACGTGCGGAAAGACGCGGCCATGACCGACCTTGTCATCGCCTCCATCGATGCAGGAAGCCAGGAAAAATTTCAACAGGTCAACCGGCCCCATCCCAACCTGACCGTTCCGGCCATGGTGGATGGATTGACGGCCTTCCGCAACGAGTACTCGGGCCAGCTATGGGTGGAGGTTTTTCTGGCCCAAGGCATTAATGACGGCGACAGGGAACTGGAGTTAATCCGGGGCGCCATTGACAGGATAAAGCCCGACAAGGTGCAGATCAATACCTTGGATCGCCCCGGAACCGAGGATTGGGTGCATCCGTCCTCGCCCGAAACCTTGGAGCGCGCCCGCGCAATACTGGGCGGAGAAATCATAGCCAAAGCGGCGGCCGCCTCCAAAGAGACCAAAGCATTATATAATAAGGAAGAGCAAATTTTGGCGACCATCCGCCGCAGGCCTTGCACAGTCCAGGATCTGGCTCAGGCGTTGGGCATGCACGAGGCCCAGGTGAGAAAACACCTGGCCGGCCTCGAACAGGCGGGAAAGGTCGTCCTTCAACCCCAGACTCGCGGGATGTTCTACAGGGCTGTCCAGGGATAG
- a CDS encoding Rossmann-like and DUF2520 domain-containing protein, producing the protein MTKPAFSIIGCGTVGTCLADLLHRLGYPAAGLASRTRASAEKTAAVVGAGQVFDKVEDAALAGDMVFITTTDDAIGPVCQDISSKKGFKKGAVVLHCSGALSSDLLASARDCGAYAGSMHPLQSFAAAKPGVNLFEGILVSVEGDEPARDMARQAAEDLGAMCAQVDTNSKMLYHAAAVAASNYLVALLHLAFELNQGAGIEPKESLVGLMPLIQGTLKNIEVQGIPNALTGPIARGDVGIVRQHVEEIRAKTPQMLALYQTLGAQTVDIALAKGSIDEKRADELKAVLK; encoded by the coding sequence ATGACAAAGCCCGCATTTTCCATCATCGGCTGCGGAACCGTGGGAACCTGCCTGGCGGACCTGCTGCATCGCCTGGGCTACCCGGCGGCCGGACTGGCCAGCAGAACCAGGGCCTCGGCGGAGAAAACCGCCGCCGTTGTGGGCGCAGGCCAGGTCTTTGACAAGGTGGAGGACGCCGCCCTTGCCGGAGACATGGTATTTATCACCACCACGGACGACGCCATCGGTCCTGTTTGCCAGGACATTTCCTCCAAAAAAGGCTTTAAAAAAGGCGCCGTAGTCCTCCATTGCAGCGGCGCCTTGTCCTCCGACCTCCTTGCTTCCGCCCGGGATTGCGGCGCCTACGCCGGCTCCATGCATCCCCTCCAGAGCTTTGCGGCCGCCAAACCGGGGGTGAATCTTTTTGAGGGAATCCTGGTATCGGTGGAAGGAGACGAGCCGGCCCGGGATATGGCCAGACAAGCGGCCGAGGACCTGGGGGCCATGTGCGCCCAGGTGGACACCAACTCGAAAATGCTGTATCACGCGGCTGCCGTGGCGGCTTCCAACTATCTGGTGGCCCTGCTGCATCTGGCCTTTGAGCTGAACCAGGGCGCGGGCATCGAGCCCAAGGAGTCTTTGGTCGGGCTTATGCCGCTCATCCAGGGAACCTTGAAAAATATTGAGGTCCAGGGCATTCCCAACGCCCTCACCGGCCCCATCGCCCGGGGGGACGTGGGCATCGTCCGCCAGCACGTGGAGGAAATCAGGGCGAAAACGCCCCAAATGCTGGCCCTGTACCAGACCCTGGGCGCCCAGACCGTGGATATCGCCCTGGCCAAAGGCTCCATTGACGAAAAACGGGCCGATGAATTAAAGGCCGTTTTAAAATAA